The genome window ACCCACATTTTTTTAATTTATTTATTACTGTCCCGTTGTATGGAGGAATGAAACTACTGAGCATTTTAGACCCACATGTACACAGAACGTCTTTAATGCACATATTATCTTTTATTGCAATCGGAATCCCTGTTAATGGCCCAATATCCCTTTTCTTTTTTATTCTTTTATCAGCTTCCCTTGCCTGTTCAATAGCTATATCCTTTGTTAAGGTAATATATGCTCCAATCTGTTTATCCGTTTTGCCTATATGCTCATATAATGCTCTGGTAAGTTCCTCAGAACTCACTTCTCTACTGATAAGTAGTTTAGCAAGTTCATGAGCTGTTAGTGTATGTAATTTCATCTCCTTCGAGCCGCTCCTCTAATATACATAACTACTCCTGTTAGAAATAACACAACACAAATTACCTGAGCTATTGTTAATCCCATTAAAATATGTGGGTTGTCTGCCCGCAGGAATTCTATAAGAAATCTTGATACAGAATATAGAATTAAATACAGATATAAAATTTGCCCGTCAAACTTCTTCCAATTTTCAAATAATAAGAGTATTGCAAATATCAAAAAATTCGTATAAACAGAATATAACTGTGTTGGATGAATATGCATAGCAGGATAGATATCTCCTGCTATGCTTCCTTTTGGGAATATCATTCCCCATGGAAGATTTGTCGGCTTTCCAAAACAACATCCATTAAAGAAACATCCGATTCTCCCTATTGCCTGGGCTAATGCAAGATATGGAATTATATGATCACAGGTTTTCAGGACAGGCATTTTGTTTCTTTTTAAAAATACCCAGCCACAAACAAATGCTACAATAAATCCACCATAGAAAATCAGTCCCCCTTTCCAGATCATTACTATCTCAAGGGGATTTGCTCTGTAATATTCTATTTCTGTAAGAACATATAATAATCTTGCTCCAATTATGCCTGAAATTAAAAGAACTAGCCCAAGATCTGCGATATTTTTGCTGCTAATACCTACTTTTTGCGCTGAGCGACTTAGGAGATATACGGAGCTGAGAAAGGCAACGGCTACCATCACTCCATACGAATAAATAACTACTGGACCGATTTTAAACAGTATTGGATGCATGGCTTTTTATTTTGCTCTTGCTTCTTAAAATATTCAACACAAATATTCCAGCCCCTACACATATTGCAGAATCTCCAATATTAAATACAGGCCAGATATGAAAGTCCAAAAAGTCAATAACCTCCCCTATTCTTATTCTATCCAGCATATTACTAAATGCACCGCCTAAAATTAATCCATATGCAATTCTTATCCAAACCTCCGCCTTTTTTGATATAGCGTCTTTATTAAATGAAATAAACACTAATGTCATACATACAAGCACTGCTATGGATATTAAGACAAAAGGAAAGTTGGAATTTGAAAATAAGCCAAACGCAATTCCTTTATTTGTGACAAAGGAAATACTGAATATATTTTTAACGATTGATATTTCTTGGCCCAAATAAAGATGCTCTACTATACAGAACTTTATAATCTGATCTATAAGAAATATAGATAAAGCAGAAAAGAAGATTATCATTAAA of bacterium contains these proteins:
- the lspA gene encoding signal peptidase II codes for the protein MIIFFSALSIFLIDQIIKFCIVEHLYLGQEISIVKNIFSISFVTNKGIAFGLFSNSNFPFVLISIAVLVCMTLVFISFNKDAISKKAEVWIRIAYGLILGGAFSNMLDRIRIGEVIDFLDFHIWPVFNIGDSAICVGAGIFVLNILRSKSKIKSHASNTV
- the lgt gene encoding prolipoprotein diacylglyceryl transferase, with protein sequence MHPILFKIGPVVIYSYGVMVAVAFLSSVYLLSRSAQKVGISSKNIADLGLVLLISGIIGARLLYVLTEIEYYRANPLEIVMIWKGGLIFYGGFIVAFVCGWVFLKRNKMPVLKTCDHIIPYLALAQAIGRIGCFFNGCCFGKPTNLPWGMIFPKGSIAGDIYPAMHIHPTQLYSVYTNFLIFAILLLFENWKKFDGQILYLYLILYSVSRFLIEFLRADNPHILMGLTIAQVICVVLFLTGVVMYIRGAARRR